The genomic stretch TCAGAAATTGAAAAAAATCTTAATAAAACTGCCATCAGAAAAATACTGCCACTTCAGCCGGGTGACGTACAGAAAACCAGCGCTGACATTACAAAAGCACAAAATTTAATAGGTTACAAACCAGTCACAAACTTCCAAAATGGCACAAAAAAATTTGTGGAATGGTTTTTGAGAAAATGACATCAATCTACTGCGCCTGCACACTTACATGCATCTGCAGTGAAATATAGACAAAGTTTAACAAAAAGAATTGAAAATCAATTCATAAAAAAAGTTTATAATATAACCTATTTTTATACTTTTGCAAAAAATAATAAATTATGTACTGGACATTAGAATTAGCTTCATATCTAAGCGACGCACCTTGGCCGATGACAAAAGCAGAACTTATCGACTATGCAATCAGAACTGGTGCACCAATGGAAGTGGTAGAAAACCTTCAGGCAATTGAAGACGAAGGAGAAATTTACGATGCTATCGACGAAATTTGGAGCGATTATCCAACAGATGAAGATTATCTTTGGAACGAAGACGAATATTAATGAAAAGCATTAAGCTTTAGGTGGTATACTTAAAGCTTTTTTAAATATATAATACACACCAAAGCGTGTAATTTTAATATGCTTAAAGCAATAAGCTTTGAGCTTAAATCAAATTCTATGAGTTTTTTAAATAAAGTTCTTAAAGGGTTTTTGGGAGACAAAAAAGCGCAGGACCTAAAGGAAGTAAAAAAAGTTGTAACAAAAATCAAAGCTGTTGAGCCAGGTATCGGAGAATTATCTGATGATGGACTGAGAGAGAAAACCGCCGAATTTAAATCTAAAATAAAAGAAGCGACAAGCAGTATCACAGCGCAGATAGAACAAATTAAAGAGCAGATAAAAAACTCTACCAATGTTGATGAGAAAGAAGCGCTGTTTTCTAAAATAGAAGCTTTGAAAAAAGATTCTTACGAAATTGAAGAAAAAGTTCTTTTACAGATTCTTCCGGAAGCCTTTGCCTTGATCAAAGAAACATCAAGAAGATGGGCACAAAACGGGGAAATTCGTACCACAGCAACAGAGTGGGATAAACAATTGGCCGCTGCCGGAAAAGATTTCATTGAGATCCAGGGAGATCAGGCAGTTTGGAAAAACTCATGGAACGCAGCCGGAACACCAGTAGTTTGGGATATGGTGCATTATGATACACAGTTTATTGGTGGTGTAATTCTTCACAGCGGAAAAATCGCTGAGATGGCAACTGGTGAAGGTAAAACGTTGGTAGGAACACTTCCTATTTACTTAAATGCACTTCCAGAAAGAGGAGTTCACGTTGTAACCGTGAATGACTATCTTGCAAAAAGAGACTCCGCTTGGATGGGACCATTGTACCAATTCCACGGAATGTCTATCGACTGTATCGATAATCACCAACCCAATTCTGACGGAAGAAGAAAAGCATACAACTCAGATATCACGTACGGAACCAACAACGAATTTGGTTTCGATTACCTGAGAGATAACATGGTAACTTCGCCTACAGAATTGGTACAGAGAGAACTAAACTTTGCCATCGTGGATGAGGTTGACTCTGTATTAGTTGATGATGCGAGAACACCATTGATCATTTCTGGTCCGGTTCCTCAAGGTGACAGACAAGAATTTGATCTTTTAAAACCTTCAATCGACAGAATCGTTGAAGTACAGAAAAAAACTGTTTCTGGTATTTTTAATGAGGCTAAAAAATTAATCGCAGCAGGAAATACTAAAGAAGGAGGATTCAAATTACTTCAGGCTTACAGAGGTCTTCCTAAAAACAGACAATTAATCAAATTTTTATCGGAAAGCGGAAACCGTGCATTGCTTCAAAAAACTGAAGCTCAATACATGGCTGACAACAACCGTGATATGCCGATTGTAGATAAAGATCTATACTTCGTAATCGAAGAAAAAAACAATCAGGTTGACTTGACAGACAAAGGTGTTGAATACATGTCTCAAGGAAATTCGGATAATAACTTCTTCGTACTTCCGGATATCGGAACTGAAATCGCAGAAGTAGAAGCTAAAAATTTATCTAAAGAAGAAGAATTTGAAGCTAAAGAAAAGCTTTTCGCAGAATTTGCCGAAAAATCAGAGCGTGTTCACACCATGAGCCAATTATTAAAAGCGTATACATTATTCGAAAAAGATGATGAATATGTGGTAATTGACGGAGAAGTGAAAATCGTTGACGAGCAGACTGGCCGTATTATGGAAGGTCGTCGTTATTCAGACGGTTTACACCAGGCAATTGAAGCTAAAGAAAGTGTAAAAATTGAAGCAGCTACCCAAACTTTTGCTACGGTAACACTTCAGAACTATTTCCGTATGTACAACAAACTTGCGGGGATGACAGGTACAGCAGAAACTGAAGCAGGAGAACTTTGGCAGATTTATAAATTAGACGTAGTGGTAATTCCTACCAACCGTCCGATCCAGAGAAACGACAAACAAGATTTGGTTTTCAAAACCAACAGAGAAAAATATAACGCAGTAATTGAAGAAATTGAAAACTTAACCTCAGCTGGAAGACCGGTATTGGTAGGTACAACTTCTGTTGAGATTTCACAGTTACTTTCTAAAGCACTTCAGCTAAGAAAAATTCAGCATCAGGTGTTGAATGCAAAATTGCACAAAAAAGAAGCAGAAATCGTTGCCGGAGCTGGTCAACCAGGAGTTGTGACTATCGCAACCAACATGGCAGGTCGTGGTACCGATATTAAGCTTTCTAAAGAAGTAAAAGAAGCAGGCGGTTTAGCAATTATCGGAACAGAAAGACACGATTCAAGACGTGTTGACAGACAGTTGAGAGGTAGAGCGGGACGTCAGGGAGATCCTGGAAGTTCACAGTTTTATGTTTCTCTGGAAGACAACTTGATGCGTTTATTCGGTTCTGAAAGAATTGCAAAAATGATGGATAGAATGGGTCACAAAGAAGGTGAAGTAATTCAGCATTCTATGATCAGTAAATCTATCGAAAGAGCTCAGAAAAAAGTAGAGGAAAATAACTTCGGAACAAGAAAGAGACTTTTGGAATACGATGACGTAATGAATAAACA from Chryseobacterium indoltheticum encodes the following:
- the secA gene encoding preprotein translocase subunit SecA, with product MSFLNKVLKGFLGDKKAQDLKEVKKVVTKIKAVEPGIGELSDDGLREKTAEFKSKIKEATSSITAQIEQIKEQIKNSTNVDEKEALFSKIEALKKDSYEIEEKVLLQILPEAFALIKETSRRWAQNGEIRTTATEWDKQLAAAGKDFIEIQGDQAVWKNSWNAAGTPVVWDMVHYDTQFIGGVILHSGKIAEMATGEGKTLVGTLPIYLNALPERGVHVVTVNDYLAKRDSAWMGPLYQFHGMSIDCIDNHQPNSDGRRKAYNSDITYGTNNEFGFDYLRDNMVTSPTELVQRELNFAIVDEVDSVLVDDARTPLIISGPVPQGDRQEFDLLKPSIDRIVEVQKKTVSGIFNEAKKLIAAGNTKEGGFKLLQAYRGLPKNRQLIKFLSESGNRALLQKTEAQYMADNNRDMPIVDKDLYFVIEEKNNQVDLTDKGVEYMSQGNSDNNFFVLPDIGTEIAEVEAKNLSKEEEFEAKEKLFAEFAEKSERVHTMSQLLKAYTLFEKDDEYVVIDGEVKIVDEQTGRIMEGRRYSDGLHQAIEAKESVKIEAATQTFATVTLQNYFRMYNKLAGMTGTAETEAGELWQIYKLDVVVIPTNRPIQRNDKQDLVFKTNREKYNAVIEEIENLTSAGRPVLVGTTSVEISQLLSKALQLRKIQHQVLNAKLHKKEAEIVAGAGQPGVVTIATNMAGRGTDIKLSKEVKEAGGLAIIGTERHDSRRVDRQLRGRAGRQGDPGSSQFYVSLEDNLMRLFGSERIAKMMDRMGHKEGEVIQHSMISKSIERAQKKVEENNFGTRKRLLEYDDVMNKQRDVIYKRRKNALFGDHLKYDITNMIFDVSNSIVTKGKASGNYKDFEFEVIKNFTMESPVSENDFKSKQVPELTNILFKAAQDDYNMKLNLLKEKSFPIIENVYQNQGSMFKMIQVPFSDGVKTLTIVTDLKEAYDSQCDSLINDFEKNITLSIIDENWKLHLREMDDLRRSSQGAVYEQKDPLVIYKQESFHLFSEMVDKMNKEIISFLYRGEIPA
- a CDS encoding DUF2795 domain-containing protein; protein product: MYWTLELASYLSDAPWPMTKAELIDYAIRTGAPMEVVENLQAIEDEGEIYDAIDEIWSDYPTDEDYLWNEDEY